In Puntigrus tetrazona isolate hp1 chromosome 7, ASM1883169v1, whole genome shotgun sequence, the following are encoded in one genomic region:
- the LOC122349112 gene encoding hepatitis A virus cellular receptor 1-like, with translation MIRRKPDDIELLDPVVPRSSVTKSRRRLDPFASSSMRIVRQEINNRDGQGCEKQAKGKPTTTTVSTSTPKPTTTTVLTSTTEPTTTTGLTSTAKPTTTTVSISTAKPTTTTGSTSTAKPTTTTGLTSTIEPTTTTVSTSTAKPTTITGFTSTTETTTTTVSTSTAGLTSTAKPTSTTVSTSTTVSTSTTEPISTGVTTSTPKPTTTTVLTSTTEPTTTTVFTSTPKPTTTTVSTSTAKPTTTAVLTSTTEPTTTTVLTSTTEPTTTNNHTCFNFDS, from the exons ATGATACGTCGGAAGCCAGATGATATAGAGCTGCTAGATCCTGTTGTGCCGAGGTCTTCTGTAACGAAGAGTCGGAGACGGTTGGATCCATTTGCTAGCTCTTCAATGAGAATAGTCAGGCAGGAGATCAACAACAGAGATGGTCAAGGTTGTGAAAAACAGGCAAAGG gtaaaccaacaaccacaactgtttcaacatctactcctaaaccaacaaccacaactgttttaacttctacaacagaaccaacaaccacaactggtttaacatctacagctaaaccaacaaccacaactgtttcaatatctacagctaaaccaacaaccacaactggtTCAACATCCACAgctaaaccaacaaccacaactggtttaacatctacaatagaaccaacaaccacaactgtttcaacatctacagCTAAACCAACAACCATAACTGGTTTCACATCTACAACCGaaacaacaaccacaactgtttcaacatctacagctggtttaacatctacagctaaaccaacatccacaactgtttcaacatccacaactgtttcaacatctacaacagaaccaatATCCACAGGTGTTACAACATCTACTCctaaaccaacaaccacaactgttttaacttctacaacagaaccaacaaccacaactgtttttacATCTACTCctaaaccaacaaccacaactgtttcaac ATCTACAGCTAAACCAACAACTACagctgttttaacatctacaacagaaccaacaaccacaactgttttaacttctacaacagaaccaacaac aaccaacaaccacaccTGTTTTAACTTCGACAGCTGA
- the LOC122349212 gene encoding cell wall protein DAN4-like, with amino-acid sequence MNVTFGILPSDAEIVNTIIEANVTLNITSVTLREPITTTTKATTTSSTTTTTKTNITAAAITTTTTTKANPNTTATTTTTTTPTTTTTKPSTRTTKLNTTATTTTTTPTTTTTTTTKPTTTTTTPSTTTTTTTTTTTPAPARPLPTVAMQIVIVEVYVPQLSDHQSPEFKSLATKVETMFNEVYKKKFGDRFIRTIVISFIPVARSRAESNVQAEVELVFSDTSTEPIPSNSDIVETLKEAAANSTAGFNLTIDATSITVIKSVQIIPLIILTNGTFVPGFSNKSSTEYQSRALMIKTGLEPFFLADYPASFSSIFVTNFSEVSVKSRSVPTIQNSMDVVFGANAVLPNSAQIVNTVVRAARNNSLPFQIFTSSIIINGTAYSSGEVSSRISVLTASVLVAVSLLVQRFN; translated from the exons ATGAATGTGACATTTGGAATCTTACCCAGTGATGCAGAGATAGTAAACACTATTATAGAAGCTAATGTCACTCTTAATATCACCAGTGTAACAC TAAGGGAGCCCATCACCACAACTACCAAAGCCACTACAACCAGTTCCACTACAACtacaactaaaactaatataacAGCAGCAGCCATCACAACTACAACTACAACAAAAGCCAATCCCAATACAACAGCAACCACCACCACAACAACTACACCTACCACAACTACAACCAAACCTAGTACAAGGACAACCAAACTTAATACTACAgcaacaacaaccacaactACACCTACCACGACTACAACAACTACAACTAAACCTACCACAACTACAACCACACCTagtacaacaacaacaacaacaacaacaacaacaacaccagcACCAGCACGTCCTCTGCCAACTGTTGCCATGCAGATTGTCATTGTAGAAGTGTATGTTCCACAGCTGTCAGACCATCAAAGTCCAGAATTTAAAAGCCTAGCTACAAAAGTAGAGACTATG TTTAATGAAGTCTACAAGAAAAAGTTTGGGGATCGTTTCATCAGGACCATCGTGATTTCTTTCAT ACCTGTTGCCAGGTCCCGGGCAGAATCAAACGTACAGGCGGAGGTTGAGTTGGTGTTTAGTGACACGTCGACTGAACCGATCCCCAGCAACAGCGACATTGTGGAGACTCTGAAAGAAGCAGCTGCTAATTCAACTGCAGGCTTCAACCTCACCATTGATGCCACTTCCATTACCGTCATTA aATCAGTGCAGATAATTCCACTGATAATCCTCACCAACGGAACCTTTGTGCCTGGGTTTTCCAATAAAAGTTCTACTGAATATCAGAGCAGGGCTTTGATGATAAAAACAGGG CTTGAACCTTTTTTCTTGGCTGATTACCCTGCATCATTCAGTTCCATATTCGTGACAAACTTCAG TGAAGTCAGCGTGAAATCAAGGAGTGTTCCCACGATCCAAAACAGCATGGATGTTGTCTTTGGAGCAAACGCTGTTCTACCCAATAGCGCCCAGATAGTGAACACTGTAGTTCGAGCAGCCAGAAACAACTCGTTACCCTTCCAGATCTTCACTTcttcaattataataaatggaACAG CATATTCATCAGGTGAAGTCAGCAGCAGGATCAGTGTGTTGACCGCTTCAGTCCTGGTTGCTGTGTCGCTTCTGGTTCAACGGTTTAACTGA
- the LOC122349116 gene encoding mucin-3A, with protein MNRQTLILVVLSLGFCSTTAQTTSASTETTTQLASTTEPTTTTFLTSTTDQSTTSEQSTTTQTETTSLPTSTGSPTEATTQLTSTLEPTTTAASSTTDQSTTSEQSTTQTATTSLPTSTGSSTETTTQLTSTPEPTSTTVLTSTTELTSTTVLTSTTDQSTTSEQSTTQTATTSLPTSTGSSTETTQLTSTPEPTSTTVLTSTTELTSTTVLTSTTDQSTTSEQSTTQTATTSLPTSTGSSTETTTQLTSTPEPTSTTVLTSTTELTSTTVLTSTTDQSTTSEQSTTQTATTSLPTSTGSSTETTQLTSTPEPTSTTVLTSTTELTSTTVLTSTTDQTTTSLPTSTGSSTETTQLTSTPEPTSTTVLTSTTEPTSTVVLTSTTDQSTTSEQSTTQTATTSLPTSTGSSTETTTQLTSTPEPTSTTVLTSTTEPTSTVVLTSTTDQSTTSEQSTTQTATTSLPTSTGSSTEATTQLTSTPEPTSTTVLTSTTKPTSTVVLTSTTDQSTTSEQSTTQTATTSLPTSTGSSTEATTQLTSTPEPTSTTVLTSTTEPTSTVVLTSTTDQSTTSEQSTTQTATTSLPTSTGSSTETTQLTSTPEPTSTTVLTSTTEPTSTTVLTSTTDQPTTSAKSTTQTATASLPTTTASLTETTTQLTSTLKPTTTTEPTSTTVLASTTSEQSSTTQTTTSLPTSNTAQSTTLVTTNSPTRTTVSLHTTVQPGTTTQAPTITTTETTTTTPHTTIQPGTTTQAPTITTVETTTTPHTTGHPGTTTQAPTITRSYDYNHRDNNNTAYNSSAWNHNTGSYDYNRRDNNNTAYNSSAWNHNTGSYDYNRRDNNNTAYNNSAWNHNTGSNDYNRRDNNNTAYNSSAWNHNTGSYDYNRRDNNNTAYNSSAWNHNTGSYDYNRRDNNNTAYNSSAWNHNTGSYDYNRRDNNNPAYNSSAWNHNTGSYDYNRTDNNKHAYNSSAWNHNTGSNDYNRTDNNNSAYNSSAWNHNTGSNDYNRTDNNNPAYNSSAWNHNTGSYDLQP; from the exons ATGAACAGACAAACGCTGATACTTGTAGTGTTAAGTTTAG GGTTTTGTAGCACCACTGCTCAAACTACATCAGCATCAACCGAAACAACAACACAACTAGCATCTACAActgaaccaacaaccacaacgtttttaacatctacaacagatCAATCAACTACATCTGAACAAAGCACCACAACCCAGACAGAAACAACCTCCCTACCCACATCTACAGGCTCTCCTACAGAAGCAACAACACAACTTACATCTACACTTGAACCCACAACTACAGCTGCTTC atctacaacagatCAATCAACTACATCTGAACAAAGCACAACACAGACAGCAACAACATCTCTACCCACATCTACAGGCTCTTCAAcagaaacaacaacacaacTTACATCTACACCTGAACCAACAAgtacaactgttttaacatctacaaccgAACTTACATCCACAAcagttttaacatctacaacagatCAGTCAACTACATCTGAACAAAGCACAACACAGACAGCAACAACATCTCTACCCACATCTACTGGCTCTTCAACAGAAACAACACAACTTACATCTACACCTGAACCAACAAGTACAAcggttttaacatctacaaccgAACTTACATCCACAACcgttttaacatctacaacagatCAATCAACTACATCTGAACAAAGCACAACACAGACAGCAACAACATCTCTACCCACATCTACAGGCTCTTCAAcagaaacaacaacacaacTTACATCTACACCTGAACCAACAAgtacaactgttttaacatctacaaccgAACTTACATCCACAAcagttttaacatctacaacagatCAGTCAACTACATCTGAACAAAGCACAACACAGACAGCAACAACATCTCTACCCACATCTACTGGCTCTTCAACAGAAACAACACAACTTACATCTACACCTGAACCAACAAGTACAAcggttttaacatctacaaccgAACTTACATCCACAAcggttttaacatctacaacagatCAGACAACTACATCCCTACCCACATCTACTGGCTCTTCAACAGAAACAACACAACTTACATCTACACCTGAACCAACAAGTACAAcggttttaacatctacaaccgAACCTACATCCACAgttgttttaacatctacaacagatCAATCAACTACATCTGAACAAAGCACAACACAGACAGCAACAACATCCCTACCCACATCTACAGGCTCTTCAAcagaaacaacaacacaacTTACATCTACACCTGAACCAACAAGTACAAcggttttaacatctacaaccgAACCTACATCCACAgttgttttaacatctacaacagatCAGTCAACTACATCCGAACAAAGCACAACACAGACAGCAACAACATCCCTACCCACATCTACAGGCTCTTCAACAGAAGCAACAACACAACTTACATCTACACCTGAACCAACAAGTACAAcagttttaacatctacaaccaAACCTACATCCACAgttgttttaacatctacaacagatCAATCAACTACATCTGAACAAAGCACAACACAGACAGCAACAACATCCCTACCCACATCTACAGGCTCTTCAACAGAAGCAACAACACAACTTACATCTACACCTGAACCAACAAGTACAAcggttttaacatctacaaccgAACCTACATCCACAgttgttttaacatctacaacagatCAATCAACTACATCTGAACAAAGCACAACACAGACAGCAACAACATCCCTACCCACATCTACAGGCTCTTCAACAGAAACAACACAACTTACATCTACACCTGAACCAACAAgtacaactgttttaacatctacaactGAACCTACATCCACAACAGTTTTAACTTCTACAACAGATCAGCCAACTACATCTGCAAAAAGCACAACGCAGACAGCAACAGCATCCCTACCCACAACTACAGCCTCTCTTACAGAAACAACAACGCAACTTACATCTACACTTAAACCAACAACTACAACTGAACCTACATCCACAACTGTTCTAGCATCTACTACATCTGAACAAAGCAGCacaacacaaacaacaacatcCCTACCTACATCAAATACAGCTCAATCTACTACCCTGGTTACAACAAACTCACCTACAAGAACAACTGTATCCCTGCATACAACAGTTCAGCCTGGAACCACAACACAGGCACCAACGATTACAACCAcagagacaacaacaacaaccccgCATACAACAATTCAGCCTGGAACCACAACACAGGCTCCTACGATCACAACCGTagagacaacaacaacaccgCATACAACAGGTCATCCTGGAACCACAACACAGGCTCCTACGATTACAC GCTCCTACGATTATAACCAcagagacaacaacaacaccgCATACAACAGTTCAGCCTGGAACCACAACACAGGCTCCTACGATTACAACCGTagagacaacaacaacaccgCATACAACAGTTCAGCCTGGAACCACAACACAGGCTCCTACGATTACAACCGTagagacaacaacaacaccgCATACAACAATTCAGCCTGGAACCACAACACAGGCTCCAACGATTACAACCGTagagacaacaacaacaccgCATACAACAGTTCAGCCTGGAACCACAACACAGGCTCCTACGATTACAACCGTagagacaacaacaacaccgCATACAACAGTTCAGCCTGGAACCACAACACAGGCTCCTACGATTACAACCGTagagacaacaacaacaccgCATACAACAGTTCAGCCTGGAACCACAACACAGGCTCCTACGATTACAACCGTAGAGACAACAACAACCCTGCATACAACAGTTCAGCCTGGAACCACAACACAGGCTCCTACGATTACAACCGTACAGACAACAACAAACACGCATATAACAGTTCAGCCTGGAACCACAACACAGGCTCCAACGATTACAACCGTACAGACAACAACAACTCCGCATACAACAGTTCAGCCTGGAACCACAACACAGGCTCCAACGATTACAACCGTACAGACAACAACAACCCCGCATACAACAGTTCAGCCTGGAACCACAACACAGGCTCCTACGATTTACAACCGTag